GAGGCGGCAGTGGAGCCGGCAGCCACCGCCTTGGTGCGCGAGGCCGAAGCGGCTCTCGATAAGCACGACTATGTCACCGCCGAGGCCAAGCTCAAGGCGGCGACAGTCGCTTCTCCGCAGGACTATCAGGCCTGGTTTTATCTGGGTTACGTCTACGGACAGACCCAGAAGCCGGCCGCCGCGATCGAAGCCTACCGCCGCTCGGTCGCTGCCAAGGCAGATGTTTTCGAATCCAACTTGAACCTTGGCCTGCTCCTCGCCCGCACCAATGACCCAGACGCAGGAAAGTATTTGCGTGCTGCGACGCAACTCAAGCCCACGGCCAAGGTCGAGGAGGGTCGAGCGCGTGCGTGGCTGTCCCTGGCGCGGGTCCTGGAAGCCAGCCATCCCGAGGATGCGGTCGCTGCATATGGCGAGGCGGCAAAGTTGCGCCCCAAAGATCCGGAACCACACCTCTCGGCTGCGGTTGTATTCGAAAAGCAGAAAAAGTATCGCGACGCCGAGACAGAATTCCGCCAGGCCCTTGCTCTCGATCCCAAATCGAGCGAAGCATTGGCAGGGCTGGTGAATGTTTCGACCGAGCAGAAGGATTTCGCTGGGGCCGAGGCGATGCTGCGCAAGTATCTTGACGCGAACCCGGGGGACGCTGCCGCTCGCGTACAATTTGGCCGGCTGCTCGCGGCGCAGAAGAAATACCCGGAAGCTACGACCGAGTTTGAGGCTGGCTTGGCTGCCACGCCCGACGATCCCAGCCTGGCGCGGGAACTCGCTGCCGTCTATACG
This sequence is a window from Acidobacteriota bacterium. Protein-coding genes within it:
- a CDS encoding tetratricopeptide repeat protein — protein: MAASYPATATHVLMDANRLIAAGLLACLLAADGAAQSSGTTVRHRREAAVEPAATALVREAEAALDKHDYVTAEAKLKAATVASPQDYQAWFYLGYVYGQTQKPAAAIEAYRRSVAAKADVFESNLNLGLLLARTNDPDAGKYLRAATQLKPTAKVEEGRARAWLSLARVLEASHPEDAVAAYGEAAKLRPKDPEPHLSAAVVFEKQKKYRDAETEFRQALALDPKSSEALAGLVNVSTEQKDFAGAEAMLRKYLDANPGDAAARVQFGRLLAAQKKYPEATTEFEAGLAATPDDPSLARELAAVYTVGGKWEKAAPLYEKLVQQQPRDAELRRVYGIALMHQRRYREAQQQLLAAINADPK